A part of Streptomyces sp. NBC_01235 genomic DNA contains:
- a CDS encoding bifunctional GNAT family N-acetyltransferase/NUDIX hydrolase — protein MILTPLPLTPDHDIPAPLLTELTALYTSQHEFQALSGDFPDPDDIRPEQVAAALADELANPDVEVLLARSKGRLVGVVITLARHPDPADPDAWIGLLIVDARVQGQGVGRRIVERVEGRFRADGRSALRLAVLDVDPKGLAFWTALGYEVVGHRADLQLGRPCAVLRKVLRRDRPAGRVAVVDPGGAVLLFRYCNNEDGVHWALPGGGLEEGESPREGALRELREETGWADLEPGPLLCTWEHEFTRVGILVRQHDHIYVTAGPRREPAGSDLAAAHATDGILGWRWWTREELVEEAEPVWPPGLARLLDEWEANTGHRRPEPA, from the coding sequence ATGATCCTGACCCCCCTCCCCCTCACCCCCGACCACGACATCCCCGCCCCCCTCCTCACCGAACTCACCGCCCTCTACACCTCCCAGCACGAGTTCCAGGCCCTCAGCGGCGACTTCCCGGATCCGGACGACATCCGGCCGGAGCAGGTGGCGGCGGCGCTCGCGGACGAGTTGGCGAACCCGGATGTCGAGGTGTTGCTCGCGCGGAGCAAGGGGCGGCTCGTCGGGGTGGTGATCACGCTGGCCCGGCATCCCGACCCCGCCGATCCCGATGCCTGGATCGGGTTGCTGATCGTCGATGCCCGTGTGCAGGGGCAGGGGGTCGGGCGGCGGATCGTCGAGCGGGTCGAGGGACGGTTCCGGGCCGATGGGCGCAGCGCCTTGCGGCTGGCCGTGCTCGACGTCGATCCCAAGGGCCTCGCCTTCTGGACCGCCCTCGGGTACGAGGTCGTCGGGCACCGCGCCGATCTTCAACTCGGCCGGCCCTGTGCCGTGTTGCGCAAGGTGCTCCGCAGGGACCGTCCCGCCGGACGCGTCGCCGTCGTCGATCCCGGCGGGGCCGTGCTGCTCTTCCGGTACTGCAACAACGAGGACGGCGTGCACTGGGCGCTGCCCGGGGGCGGGCTGGAGGAGGGCGAGTCGCCGCGCGAGGGCGCCCTGCGTGAGCTGCGCGAGGAGACCGGGTGGGCGGATCTGGAGCCCGGGCCCCTGCTGTGCACCTGGGAGCACGAGTTCACGCGCGTCGGCATCCTCGTCCGGCAGCACGACCACATCTACGTCACCGCCGGGCCGCGCCGCGAACCCGCCGGGTCCGACCTCGCGGCCGCCCACGCCACGGACGGCATCCTCGGCTGGCGCTGGTGGACGCGCGAGGAGCTCGTGGAGGAGGCGGAGCCGGTGTGGCCGCCCGGGCTCGCCCGGCTGCTCGACGAGTGGGAGGCGAACACCGGCCACCGTCGTCCGGAACCCGCGTGA
- a CDS encoding M1 family metallopeptidase, with the protein MSRSARLVPPAALLAPALALALALTACDSGSRDGSDGAPGLSDPYFPKAGNGGYDVSHYGLTLAYTPDGNRLTGTAVITARATEDLSAFDLDLVGMEVEKVTVEGGAAEYERDGQELTVRPSDPLAEGETFEAEVRYSGSPRTITDPDGSKEGWLRTADGALALGEPTGSMAWFPGNHHPADKASYDVTVTVPKGLTAVSNGELTSEKTTADGRRTFTWHTAEPMASYVATLAIGRYTVTRSTVPGSSTQDGLPVYVAVDPTQVAASRKVLARLPEVMRWAQDSFGPYPFSSTGAIVDRPGDADYALETQNRPVHPGAPDIETFVHETAHQWFGDSVTPKSWRDMWLNEGFATYAEWLWTEDEGGATAEETFTELYDHGEDDYENLWAVPPAKPTSAAHISDEDTVYQRGAMVIHRIRQAVDDDDTFYDIVQGWAAAHRHGNADTAAFTAYVEKAAPDADFDEIWSDWLYGEGKPTRP; encoded by the coding sequence ATGTCCAGATCCGCACGCCTTGTCCCGCCCGCCGCGTTACTGGCCCCGGCCCTCGCCCTGGCCCTCGCCCTGACCGCGTGCGACAGCGGTTCACGGGACGGCTCCGACGGCGCCCCGGGCCTCAGCGACCCGTACTTCCCGAAGGCGGGCAACGGCGGCTACGACGTCTCCCACTACGGCCTCACCCTCGCCTACACCCCCGACGGCAACCGCCTCACCGGCACCGCCGTCATCACGGCCCGCGCGACCGAGGACCTCTCCGCCTTCGACCTGGACCTTGTCGGCATGGAGGTCGAGAAGGTGACCGTCGAGGGCGGCGCGGCCGAGTACGAGAGGGACGGCCAGGAACTGACCGTCCGCCCGTCCGACCCGCTCGCCGAGGGCGAGACCTTCGAGGCCGAGGTCCGCTACTCCGGCAGCCCGCGCACGATCACCGACCCGGACGGCTCGAAGGAGGGCTGGCTGCGCACCGCGGACGGCGCGCTCGCCCTCGGCGAACCGACCGGCTCCATGGCCTGGTTCCCCGGCAACCACCACCCCGCCGACAAGGCGTCCTACGACGTCACGGTCACTGTCCCCAAGGGCCTGACGGCCGTCTCCAACGGCGAGCTGACCAGCGAGAAGACCACGGCGGACGGCCGCCGGACCTTCACCTGGCACACCGCCGAGCCGATGGCGAGCTACGTGGCGACACTCGCCATCGGCCGCTACACCGTCACCCGCTCCACCGTCCCCGGCTCCTCGACGCAGGACGGCCTGCCGGTGTACGTCGCGGTCGACCCGACGCAGGTGGCCGCGAGCCGCAAGGTGCTCGCCCGGCTGCCCGAGGTCATGCGGTGGGCGCAGGACAGCTTCGGCCCGTACCCCTTCTCCTCCACGGGCGCGATCGTCGACCGCCCCGGGGACGCCGACTACGCCCTGGAGACGCAGAACCGCCCCGTCCACCCCGGCGCCCCGGACATCGAGACCTTCGTCCATGAGACCGCGCACCAGTGGTTCGGCGACTCCGTCACGCCGAAGAGCTGGCGGGACATGTGGCTCAACGAGGGCTTCGCGACCTACGCCGAGTGGCTGTGGACGGAGGACGAGGGCGGCGCCACGGCGGAGGAGACGTTCACGGAGCTGTACGACCACGGCGAGGACGATTACGAGAACCTGTGGGCCGTCCCGCCCGCGAAGCCCACGAGCGCCGCCCACATCTCCGACGAGGACACCGTCTACCAGCGCGGCGCGATGGTGATCCACCGCATCCGCCAGGCCGTCGACGACGACGACACCTTCTACGACATCGTCCAGGGCTGGGCCGCCGCCCACCGCCACGGCAACGCGGACACGGCCGCGTTCACGGCGTACGTCGAGAAGGCGGCGCCGGACGCGGACTTCGACGAGATCTGGTCGGACTGGCTGTACGGAGAGGGCAAGCCGACCCGCCCCTGA
- a CDS encoding pentapeptide repeat-containing protein: protein MARTGTGRTGGASGTRAVKGARRPEVRLPALEPYMGGELEPDGDYDGVELRDLDLAGQDGGGARFMDCALRGCALDETRLRHTRFLDSVLTGIRGVGTDLAEATLRDVELVDARLGGTQLYGAVLERVVIRGGKIDYLNLRQARLRDVVFEACVLVEPDFGGARLERVEFVDCALKSADLTAATLTDVDLRGATELGIAGGVDRLSGAVISPAQLLDLAPVLAGELGIRVEG from the coding sequence ATGGCGAGGACAGGGACCGGCAGGACCGGCGGGGCGAGTGGGACCAGGGCAGTGAAGGGTGCGCGGCGTCCGGAGGTGCGGCTGCCCGCGCTGGAGCCGTACATGGGCGGGGAGCTGGAGCCCGACGGGGACTACGACGGTGTGGAGCTCCGCGACCTGGACCTCGCCGGGCAGGACGGCGGGGGCGCCCGCTTCATGGACTGCGCCCTGAGAGGCTGCGCGCTGGACGAGACCCGGCTGCGTCACACGCGCTTCCTCGACTCGGTCCTCACCGGGATCCGGGGCGTCGGCACGGACCTGGCGGAGGCGACCCTGCGCGACGTCGAACTGGTCGACGCCCGGTTGGGCGGTACACAGTTGTACGGCGCCGTCCTGGAACGGGTGGTGATCCGCGGCGGCAAGATCGACTACCTGAACCTGCGCCAGGCTCGGCTGCGGGACGTCGTCTTCGAGGCCTGCGTCCTGGTCGAGCCGGACTTCGGCGGGGCCCGCCTGGAACGTGTCGAGTTCGTCGACTGTGCCCTGAAGTCCGCCGACCTCACCGCGGCGACCCTGACGGACGTGGACCTGCGCGGGGCGACGGAACTGGGCATCGCGGGCGGCGTGGACCGTCTGTCGGGCGCGGTGATCAGCCCGGCCCAACTGCTGGACCTGGCACCGGTGCTGGCGGGGGAGCTGGGGATCAGGGTGGAGGGCTGA
- a CDS encoding MFS transporter — MSVTRTGEPSTDPDPDPRRWWGLVIIALAQLMVVLDVTIVNIALPSAQRDLGMSDATRQWVITAYTLAFGGLLLLGGRIADLVGRKRTFVIGLIGFAAASALGGAAVSPGMLFGARALQGAFAAVLAPSALSLLTTTFTDPKERGKAFGIYGALAGSGSAIGFIVGGLLTEYLNWRWCLYVNVPIAIVAVFGAFALLHDRPGHPGARLDVPGVLLGCGGLVAIVYGFSEAQPRGWNDPFVLSLFAVGAVLLTVFVWWQTRAPSPLLPLHIVKDRNRAGCFLTMMLAIIGMFGLFLFMTYYLQVILGYSPVKTGLAFLPLTLAIITGSTQISARLMNRVAPRMLMVPGMVLASSGMAILTQMTVNSSYTTEILPALLLMGLGMGLTFMPVFSTATAGVAPHDAGVTSATVNTSQQVGGSIGTALLNTIATTSSTAYIAAHLTDPARRAQVAAEGTVHGYTVAIWWAAGIMLLAALVAGLMVTAKPPKHDAPTHTAVPESVT; from the coding sequence ATGAGTGTCACCCGCACAGGTGAACCCTCGACGGACCCGGACCCGGACCCCCGCCGCTGGTGGGGCCTGGTGATCATCGCTCTCGCCCAGCTGATGGTCGTCCTGGACGTGACGATCGTGAACATCGCGCTCCCCTCCGCCCAGCGCGACCTGGGCATGTCCGACGCCACCCGCCAGTGGGTCATCACCGCCTACACCCTCGCCTTCGGCGGCCTGCTGCTGCTCGGCGGCCGCATCGCCGACCTGGTGGGCCGCAAGCGCACCTTCGTCATCGGGCTGATCGGCTTCGCCGCCGCCTCGGCGCTCGGCGGCGCGGCCGTCAGCCCCGGGATGCTGTTCGGCGCCCGCGCCCTCCAGGGCGCCTTCGCCGCCGTACTCGCGCCCTCGGCGCTGTCCCTCCTGACGACGACGTTCACCGACCCCAAGGAACGCGGCAAGGCCTTCGGCATCTACGGCGCCCTGGCCGGCAGCGGCTCGGCGATCGGGTTCATCGTCGGCGGGCTGCTCACCGAATACCTGAACTGGCGCTGGTGCCTGTACGTCAACGTGCCCATCGCGATCGTCGCCGTGTTCGGCGCGTTCGCCCTGCTGCACGACCGTCCCGGCCACCCGGGCGCCCGCCTCGACGTGCCCGGTGTGCTGCTGGGCTGCGGCGGCCTCGTCGCGATCGTCTACGGCTTCAGCGAGGCCCAGCCACGCGGCTGGAACGACCCGTTCGTCCTGTCCCTCTTCGCGGTCGGAGCGGTCCTGCTCACGGTCTTCGTGTGGTGGCAGACCAGGGCGCCGAGCCCGCTGCTCCCCCTGCACATCGTCAAGGACCGCAACCGCGCGGGCTGCTTCCTGACCATGATGCTGGCCATCATCGGCATGTTCGGCCTGTTCCTGTTCATGACCTACTACCTCCAGGTCATCCTCGGCTACTCCCCCGTGAAGACGGGCCTGGCCTTCCTCCCCCTCACCCTCGCCATCATCACCGGCTCCACCCAGATCTCGGCCCGGCTGATGAACCGCGTGGCACCGCGCATGCTGATGGTCCCCGGCATGGTCCTCGCCTCGAGCGGCATGGCGATCCTCACCCAGATGACGGTGAACTCGTCCTACACCACCGAGATCCTGCCCGCGCTGCTCCTGATGGGCCTCGGCATGGGCCTGACCTTCATGCCGGTCTTCTCCACGGCCACCGCCGGGGTCGCCCCGCACGACGCCGGCGTCACCTCCGCCACCGTCAACACCTCACAGCAGGTGGGCGGCTCCATCGGCACGGCCCTGCTCAACACGATCGCCACCACCAGCAGCACCGCCTACATCGCGGCCCACCTGACCGACCCCGCCCGCAGGGCTCAGGTCGCGGCGGAAGGCACGGTGCACGGCTACACGGTCGCCATCTGGTGGGCCGCCGGCATCATGCTCCTGGCCGCCCTGGTCGCGGGCCTGATGGTGACGGCCAAGCCCCCGAAACACGACGCCCCGACCCACACGGCCGTACCGGAGTCCGTCACCTGA
- a CDS encoding NAD(P)/FAD-dependent oxidoreductase: MSSGAVRGVVNGGISFWYADDGLPAVREPLAGDASADVVIVGGGYTGLWTAYYLKKAAPFLDVTVLEQRFCGYGASGRNGGWLYNGIAGRDRYAALHGHEAAVRLQRAMNETVDEVVRVVTEEGFDADVHKGGVLEVARTPAQLARLKDFHAHELSYGERDRELYGARESAERVRVAGAVGSSWTPHGARVHPVKLVKGLAAAVEGLGVTVHESTPVTEIVAGRAVTPYGTVRARYVLRCTEGFTAALKGEKRTWLPMNSSMIATEPLTEEQWAAVGWEGREALGDMAHAYMYAQRTADGRIALGGRGVPYRFGSRTDNDGRTQPETARALRGILVDFFPALAGVRVEHAWSGVLGVPRDWCATVTLDRATGLGWAGGYVGSGVATANLAARTLRDLVRLDSGEVGGTELTGLPWVGHKVRRWEPEPLRWLGVQGMYATYRAADRRETERHAAGSSRLARIADRVAGR; encoded by the coding sequence ATGAGCAGCGGTGCGGTGCGTGGCGTCGTCAATGGCGGCATCTCCTTCTGGTACGCGGACGACGGTCTTCCGGCGGTGCGGGAGCCGCTCGCCGGTGACGCGTCCGCCGACGTCGTGATCGTCGGCGGCGGGTACACGGGGCTGTGGACGGCGTACTACCTCAAGAAGGCAGCGCCCTTCCTCGACGTCACCGTCCTGGAGCAGCGGTTCTGCGGATACGGAGCCTCGGGGCGCAACGGCGGCTGGCTGTACAACGGCATCGCGGGCCGCGACCGGTACGCCGCTCTGCACGGCCACGAGGCCGCCGTACGGCTCCAGCGGGCGATGAACGAGACGGTGGACGAGGTCGTCCGGGTGGTGACGGAGGAGGGCTTCGACGCCGACGTCCACAAGGGCGGGGTGCTGGAGGTGGCCCGGACCCCCGCGCAGCTGGCCCGCCTGAAGGACTTCCATGCGCACGAGCTGTCGTACGGGGAGCGGGACCGCGAGCTGTACGGCGCCCGGGAGAGCGCCGAGCGGGTGCGGGTCGCGGGGGCCGTGGGGTCGAGCTGGACCCCGCACGGCGCGCGCGTGCACCCGGTGAAGCTGGTGAAGGGGCTGGCGGCGGCCGTCGAGGGGCTGGGGGTGACGGTCCATGAGTCGACGCCGGTGACGGAGATCGTCGCCGGGCGCGCCGTGACGCCGTACGGGACCGTGCGGGCGCGGTACGTGCTGCGCTGCACGGAGGGTTTCACGGCCGCGCTGAAGGGCGAGAAGCGGACCTGGCTGCCCATGAACTCCTCGATGATCGCCACCGAACCGCTCACGGAGGAGCAGTGGGCGGCGGTCGGTTGGGAGGGGCGCGAGGCGCTGGGCGACATGGCGCACGCCTACATGTATGCCCAGCGCACGGCCGACGGCCGGATCGCGCTGGGCGGGCGCGGGGTGCCGTACCGCTTCGGCTCGCGCACGGACAACGACGGACGGACCCAGCCCGAGACGGCCCGGGCGCTGCGCGGGATCCTCGTCGACTTCTTCCCGGCGCTGGCCGGGGTGCGCGTCGAACACGCCTGGTCGGGGGTGTTGGGCGTACCGCGCGACTGGTGCGCGACGGTGACCCTGGACCGGGCGACGGGTCTCGGCTGGGCGGGCGGCTACGTGGGCTCGGGCGTGGCGACCGCGAACCTGGCGGCCCGGACGCTGCGGGACCTGGTGCGGCTCGACTCGGGGGAGGTGGGCGGCACCGAGTTGACCGGTCTTCCGTGGGTCGGCCACAAGGTCCGCAGGTGGGAACCGGAGCCGCTGCGGTGGCTGGGGGTGCAGGGCATGTACGCGACGTACCGGGCGGCGGACCGACGGGAGACAGAGCGCCACGCGGCCGGATCGTCGCGGCTGGCGCGGATCGCGGACCGGGTGGCGGGGCGGTAG
- a CDS encoding rhomboid-like protein yields MSITSRTILGCVKRLRGVSGVRRAVWAYVRSAPGTYVWLAILFVTTVALHHMSPEFEQEFLRQRSTNIHELSRHPVRVLVASAMWIDGGHWLPYVALYSVFHAQVERWLGTARWLLVCVAAHVLATLISEGALAKAIKDGIAPQSSVNTLDVGVSYALAGAVAVLVFRIRPPWRYGYLAVVLVFYTVPMTAGPTFTDFGHFVSVFIGLACYPLVRGRESVRNPKETVGVPPS; encoded by the coding sequence ATGTCGATCACCTCCCGGACGATACTGGGCTGCGTGAAACGGCTCAGGGGAGTGTCCGGGGTCCGGCGGGCGGTGTGGGCGTACGTCCGCAGCGCGCCCGGCACGTACGTGTGGCTGGCGATCCTGTTCGTCACCACGGTCGCCCTGCACCACATGTCACCGGAGTTCGAACAGGAGTTCCTGCGCCAGCGGTCCACCAACATCCATGAGCTGTCCCGGCATCCGGTGCGGGTGCTGGTCGCCAGCGCGATGTGGATCGACGGCGGCCACTGGCTGCCGTACGTGGCGCTGTACTCCGTCTTCCACGCCCAGGTGGAGCGCTGGCTGGGGACCGCGCGCTGGCTGCTGGTGTGCGTGGCCGCGCACGTGCTGGCGACGCTGATCAGCGAGGGCGCGCTGGCGAAGGCGATCAAGGACGGGATCGCGCCGCAGTCGTCGGTCAACACCCTGGACGTGGGCGTGAGTTACGCGCTGGCCGGGGCGGTCGCGGTGCTCGTCTTCCGGATCCGTCCGCCGTGGCGGTACGGGTATCTCGCGGTCGTCCTCGTCTTCTACACCGTGCCGATGACCGCCGGGCCGACCTTCACCGACTTCGGGCACTTCGTCTCCGTATTCATCGGGCTCGCGTGCTATCCGCTGGTCAGGGGGCGCGAAAGTGTGCGGAATCCGAAGGAGACAGTGGGCGTGCCGCCGAGTTAG
- a CDS encoding putative quinol monooxygenase, whose amino-acid sequence MISIVTKWWHVEGKREEAVTALKELVLQTEKYEPDTYMYCLHTSIVEGSLPPPTENEIIFLGAWKDRKAFDDHRTGPVFTNWLEEHLDLFVQNGGNLYVSAEFADRFAGFVREEAGG is encoded by the coding sequence GTGATCTCCATCGTCACGAAGTGGTGGCATGTCGAGGGCAAGCGGGAGGAGGCCGTCACCGCGCTGAAGGAACTGGTGCTGCAGACCGAGAAGTACGAGCCCGACACCTACATGTACTGCCTGCACACCTCGATCGTGGAGGGCTCCCTGCCCCCGCCCACCGAGAACGAGATCATCTTCCTCGGTGCGTGGAAGGACCGTAAGGCCTTCGACGACCACCGCACGGGCCCGGTGTTCACGAACTGGCTGGAGGAACACCTCGACCTGTTCGTGCAGAACGGCGGCAATCTCTACGTCAGCGCGGAGTTCGCCGACCGCTTCGCCGGCTTCGTCCGGGAGGAAGCCGGCGGCTGA
- a CDS encoding ferritin-like domain-containing protein, which translates to MTDTKRILNLDELKAALQLAVGLELSTIPVYLTALYSIKEGTNTEAAQTIRSVVMEEMLHMTLAANVLNALGQVPSPAGVDFRGKRISPVPVYPLDSPLIAGIGTLRLGPLSPQAVAGFVAIEHPLHGAAKSSEIPLGTCAYATIGEFYEAVLTALADKDICPDSAFRYVNQVPDSQYYGGAGNVVEVRDRDTARKAIKKIVDEGEGLDPAKLGAEAKTVTDDDRLRNGWQMYSHYVRFRELQTGRLFRSDQLANQEPEGAMLLVDYDAVQPAVHIAINGDTVGGPEGAALNEFDLAYTRLVDDLYLAFSGQKKEVPNELADGGVRLGDALPLAVHGMYGLKKMAVALMRTPSPAHPGQTLCPRFYYAATEDARTKLRQGIDHMREQRR; encoded by the coding sequence GTGACCGACACGAAACGGATCCTGAACCTCGACGAGCTGAAGGCCGCCCTTCAGCTGGCCGTCGGCCTGGAGCTCAGCACCATCCCCGTCTATCTCACCGCGCTCTACTCCATCAAGGAGGGCACCAACACCGAGGCGGCGCAGACGATCCGCAGTGTGGTCATGGAGGAGATGCTCCACATGACCCTCGCGGCCAACGTCCTCAACGCGCTCGGGCAGGTGCCGAGCCCCGCGGGCGTCGACTTCCGCGGCAAGCGGATCAGTCCGGTGCCGGTGTACCCGCTCGACAGTCCGCTGATCGCCGGCATCGGGACGCTCAGGCTGGGTCCCCTCTCGCCGCAGGCCGTGGCGGGGTTCGTGGCCATCGAGCACCCGTTGCACGGTGCGGCCAAGTCCTCCGAGATCCCGCTGGGCACGTGCGCCTACGCCACCATCGGCGAGTTCTACGAGGCGGTCCTCACGGCCCTGGCCGACAAGGACATCTGTCCGGACTCGGCCTTCCGGTACGTCAACCAGGTGCCGGACAGCCAGTACTACGGCGGCGCCGGGAACGTGGTCGAGGTGAGGGACCGCGACACCGCCCGCAAGGCGATCAAGAAGATCGTCGACGAGGGCGAGGGCCTGGACCCGGCGAAGCTGGGGGCGGAGGCCAAGACGGTCACCGACGACGACCGGCTGCGCAACGGCTGGCAGATGTACTCCCACTATGTCCGCTTCCGTGAGCTCCAGACGGGCCGCCTCTTCCGCAGCGACCAGCTGGCGAACCAGGAGCCCGAGGGTGCGATGCTGCTGGTCGACTACGACGCCGTGCAGCCGGCGGTGCACATCGCGATCAACGGCGACACCGTGGGCGGTCCCGAGGGCGCCGCGCTGAACGAGTTCGACCTGGCGTACACGCGGCTCGTCGACGACCTCTACCTGGCTTTCTCGGGGCAGAAGAAGGAGGTCCCGAACGAGCTCGCGGACGGGGGCGTCAGGCTCGGGGACGCACTGCCGCTCGCCGTCCACGGCATGTACGGACTGAAGAAGATGGCCGTCGCCCTGATGCGCACGCCGAGCCCGGCCCACCCGGGGCAGACGCTGTGCCCGCGGTTCTACTACGCGGCGACCGAGGACGCCCGGACCAAGCTGCGGCAGGGCATCGACCACATGAGGGAGCAGCGCCGGTGA
- a CDS encoding GMC family oxidoreductase: protein MSDTPDTPDTPDTPDTPDTPDTPGIPELPDGTTVDGQSPDYDIVFVGGGIATATVAKTVVEKAAAQTPPVYPRILILEAGRATAMSADKYDTYVEAYQEAPIKVPNSPYPASRSAPQPDVLDIAEVPSDKGYFVQKGPMPFGSDYARSLGGTTLHWLGTCLRMLPNDFQMRTKYGRGVDWPLEYTDLKPYYERAEWDIIGVSANVEHQYYPIKNVEKYFESADEKKMRKGRYLFPMEEIPSSYLDDYMAKLCADLTVELKDDDNKTHTFPVRVTNTPVARNSTPTKPDYQVVGAVGNADRGTRCEGNSSCIPICPAQAKYNALKTLYDLIVKYPDRPLKKGEKPRAVVTVRSQSVVMSVEHTQEKGKKGTVTGLTYKTYYEDGTPAVPHTVTAGTYVLAANAIENATLLLASEAANNSGQVGRNLMDHPLLLTWGLLEDNAGAYRGPGSTSGIAAFRDGEFRKERTAFRVEIGNWGWNFPENAPYDTVHDLVGGGTDGQARMWGKELRDTLGAILPRQFRIAWELEQDPEATNRVTVDDRYRDRLGKNRPVIQYDLSDYVKSALPWAAEASRQLFAALGIANPVRRPVYEPGDYTHYDADDAAAVEHDGVTYWVRGAGHVVGTHRMGDDPWNSVVDTHQRSHDLPNLYVVGCGSMPTLGTSNPTLTMTALAIRTGDHIAENLSRKADQK from the coding sequence ATGAGCGACACCCCCGACACCCCCGACACCCCCGACACCCCCGACACCCCCGACACCCCCGACACCCCCGGGATCCCCGAGCTCCCTGACGGTACGACCGTCGACGGTCAGAGCCCGGACTACGACATCGTCTTCGTCGGCGGCGGCATCGCCACGGCGACCGTCGCCAAGACGGTCGTCGAGAAGGCCGCGGCCCAGACGCCGCCCGTGTACCCGCGGATCCTCATCCTGGAGGCCGGCCGGGCCACGGCGATGAGCGCCGACAAGTACGACACCTATGTCGAGGCGTACCAGGAGGCGCCGATCAAGGTGCCCAACTCCCCGTATCCGGCGAGCCGTTCGGCGCCGCAGCCGGATGTCCTCGACATCGCCGAAGTGCCCAGCGACAAGGGGTACTTCGTCCAGAAGGGCCCGATGCCCTTCGGCAGCGACTACGCGCGCTCGCTGGGCGGCACCACCCTGCACTGGCTCGGCACCTGTCTGCGGATGCTTCCCAACGACTTCCAGATGCGTACGAAGTACGGGCGTGGGGTCGACTGGCCGCTGGAGTACACGGACCTGAAGCCGTACTACGAGCGGGCCGAGTGGGACATCATCGGCGTCTCGGCGAACGTGGAGCACCAGTACTACCCCATCAAGAACGTCGAGAAGTACTTCGAGTCCGCCGACGAGAAGAAGATGCGGAAAGGGAGGTACCTCTTCCCGATGGAGGAGATCCCCTCCAGCTACCTCGACGACTACATGGCCAAGCTGTGCGCAGACCTGACCGTCGAGCTGAAGGACGACGACAACAAGACCCACACCTTCCCCGTCAGGGTCACCAACACCCCTGTGGCCCGCAACTCCACCCCGACCAAGCCGGACTACCAGGTCGTGGGCGCCGTCGGCAACGCCGACCGGGGGACCCGCTGCGAGGGCAACTCCAGCTGCATCCCGATCTGTCCGGCCCAGGCCAAGTACAACGCGCTCAAGACGCTCTACGACCTGATCGTCAAGTATCCCGACCGGCCCCTGAAGAAGGGCGAGAAGCCCAGGGCCGTCGTCACCGTGCGCAGCCAGTCGGTGGTGATGAGCGTCGAGCACACCCAGGAGAAGGGCAAGAAGGGCACGGTCACCGGTCTCACCTACAAGACGTACTACGAGGACGGCACCCCGGCGGTGCCGCACACGGTGACCGCGGGCACCTATGTGCTGGCCGCGAACGCCATCGAGAACGCCACCTTGCTGCTCGCCTCCGAAGCCGCCAACAACAGCGGGCAGGTCGGCAGGAATCTGATGGACCATCCGCTGCTGCTGACCTGGGGCCTGCTCGAGGACAACGCGGGCGCCTACCGGGGCCCGGGGTCCACGTCCGGCATCGCCGCTTTCCGGGACGGGGAGTTCCGCAAGGAGCGCACCGCGTTCCGGGTGGAGATCGGCAACTGGGGCTGGAACTTCCCGGAGAACGCCCCGTACGACACCGTCCACGACCTGGTCGGCGGGGGTACCGACGGGCAGGCCCGGATGTGGGGCAAGGAGCTGCGTGACACGCTCGGCGCCATCCTGCCCCGTCAGTTCCGGATCGCCTGGGAGCTGGAGCAGGACCCCGAGGCGACCAACCGCGTCACCGTGGACGACCGTTACCGGGACCGGCTGGGCAAGAACCGCCCGGTCATCCAGTACGACCTCTCGGACTACGTGAAGTCGGCGCTGCCGTGGGCGGCGGAGGCGAGCAGGCAGCTGTTCGCGGCGCTGGGCATCGCCAACCCGGTCAGGCGGCCCGTCTACGAGCCGGGCGACTACACCCACTACGACGCGGACGACGCGGCGGCCGTGGAGCACGACGGGGTGACCTACTGGGTGCGCGGCGCGGGGCACGTCGTCGGCACCCACCGGATGGGCGACGACCCGTGGAATTCGGTCGTCGACACCCACCAGCGCAGCCACGACCTGCCGAACCTGTACGTCGTCGGCTGCGGCAGCATGCCGACGCTGGGCACCTCCAACCCGACGCTCACCATGACCGCGCTGGCCATCCGCACCGGCGACCACATCGCGGAGAACCTGAGCAGGAAGGCGGACCAGAAGTGA